Proteins encoded by one window of Carassius auratus strain Wakin chromosome 8, ASM336829v1, whole genome shotgun sequence:
- the LOC113107429 gene encoding peptidyl-prolyl cis-trans isomerase FKBP1A-like, translating to MGVEVETISPGDGSTFPKKGQTCVVHYVGSLTDGRTFDSSRDRGKPFKFKIGKQEVIRGWDEGVAQMSVGQRAKLTCTPDFAYGSKGHPGIIPPNATLIFDVELIGLE from the exons ATGGGAGTCGAGGTTGAAACTATTTCTCCTGGAGACG GAAGTACTTTCCCTAAAAAAGGACAGACGTGTGTCGTGCACTACGTGG GCTCTCTGACAGATGGACGCACGTTCGACTCCTCCCGGGACCGAGGAAAGCCTTTCAAATTCAAAATCGGCAAACAGGAAGTGATTCGTGGTTGGGATGAAGGAGTAGCCCAG ATGAGTGTGGGACAGCGTGCCAAGCTGACTTGCACTCCGGACTTTGCTTACGGGAGCAAGGGGCACCCGGGCATCATTCCTCCCAACGCAACCCTCATCTTTGATGTGGAGCTGATTGGCTTGGAGTAA
- the LOC113107430 gene encoding syntaphilin-like: MSLSENRVPSAGSRRRPAAPGTQHSHGDSSVRSSYSAASCKCTESNTVSRSNPATPRRQGRYATCNENHGIRPPAPEQYLTPLQQKEVCIRHLRSRLKEKVERLQDRDSEIEELRMQLTRMQEDWIEEECHRIEAQLALKEARKEIQQLQQAVETVRSNLGPHEADQQDCKSESLGVGRIGPRIGASRSCGCSPAHTMRRSATFTRLNSDMSPGATDRNGNVRSDRYIPANRGAMTLPRGDGRTHLLLEAALLSEQAPHPTLCSTMSRSSTCERLCGGEMKLPVSRSCHAVNNNCSCAPHAYLPHHHLFLHLPQEEAPPPPPPPSASAVSDRPGYRSQACSPTITWISEEGAGEELSIITSAACVPDITLSEPQVFSPSSATASPAQMSYITETSPLDNTVEFTSSTTTQTVLTMPQVQQPCRRASPPLEPPPQEAVVVMVSGEAGMGEDTESAPPQRSHWSRYFLIDFLAVTVPVVPTLAWLCRGARNEGMPVYNMCSLLRGCCAIALHSLRRVGRGRGPSGTGRATPI; encoded by the exons ATGTCCCTCTCAGAGAACCGAGTGCCATCTGCTGGCTCCCGCAG aagGCCTGCTGCCCCAGGCACTCAACACTCGCATGGAGACTCGTCTGTCCGTAGCAGTTACTCAGCAGCGTCCTGCAAGTGTACAGAGAGCAATACTGTATCACGCTCCAACCCAGCCACACCACG ACGGCAGGGAAGGTATGCAACCTGTAATGAGAATCACGGGATCCGTCCGCCTGCTCCGGAGCAGTATCTCACCCCACTGCAGCAGAAGGAAGTGTGTATTCGCCACTTAAGATCTCGACTGAAAGAAAAGGTGGAGAGGCTTCAGGACCG AGACTCGGAGATCGAGGAGTTGCGGATGCAGCTGACTCGGATGCAGGAGGATTGGATCGAGGAGGAATGTCATCGCATAGAGGCCCAGCTGGCCCTAAAAGAGGCCCGGAAGGAGATCCAGCAGCTTCAGCAGGCTGTGGAAACCGTTAGGTCCAATCTGGGGCCCCATGAGGCAGATCAACAGGACTGTAAGTCTGAAAGTCTAGGCGTTGGTAGGATAGGCCCACGAATTGGGGCATCCAGGTCTTGTGGCTGCTCTCCGGCCCACACCATGAGACGCAGCGCCACCTTCACCAGGCTGAACAGTGACATGTCACCTGGTGCTACAGATCGCAATGGAAACGTACGTTCTGATCGCTACATTCCTGCCAACAGAGGGGCGATGACATTACCAAGAGGGGACGGACGTACTCATCTACTTCTAGAAGCAGCTCTACTGTCTGAGCAAGCTCCTCACCCGACACTATGCTCCACTATGTCGCGTTCCTCCACCTGCGAGAGATTGTGCGGCGGAGAGATGAAGTTGCCCGTAAGCCGATCCTGCCATGCTGTTAACAACAACTGCAGCTGTGCTCCACATGCCTACCTCCCACACCACCATTTGTTTCTGCACCTCCCACAGGAGGAAGCACCACCTCCACCACCGCCCCCTAGTGCATCAGCGGTCAGTGACAGGCCAGGATACCGTTCACAGGCCTGCAGCCCCACCATAACCTGGATCTCTGAAGAGGGCGCAGGTGAGGAATTGAGCATCATCACTTCAGCGGCTTGTGTGCCAGACATTACTTTATCTGAACCACAGGTGTTTTCGCCATCCTCTGCAACTGCTTCCCCTGCCCAGATGTCATACATCACAGAAACTTCACCGCTAGACAACACAGTTGAATTTACATCATCAACAACGACGCAAACAGTGTTGACGATGCCACAGGTTCAACAACCTTGTCGTAGAGCGTCACCACCTCTCGAGCCGCCACCACAGGAAGCAGTGGTAGTAATGGTCAGTGGTGAAGCTGGAATGGGGGAGGACACAGAATCAGCTCCCCCTCAGAGGAGCCACTGGAGCCGTTATTTCCTGATTGACTTCTTAGCGGTGACCGTTCCTGTAGTTCCCACACTGGCGTGGCTTTGCCGGGGGGCGCGGAATGAAGGCATGCCAGTGTACAACATGTGTTCCCTGTTGCGCGGCTGCTGTGCCATTGCGCTGCACTCTCTAAGACGGGTTGGTAGAGGCCGTGGCCCCTCAGGAACAGGAAGAGCGACACCTATCTGA